A section of the Leptospira kobayashii genome encodes:
- a CDS encoding SDR family NAD(P)-dependent oxidoreductase — protein MKLESKKVVITGASSGIGKEILSLLLTEGALVVVGDLNPETIPDHPNLRKFKIDVSKTADIDRLLEESIEILDKVDVFIANAGFAYYEKIQKEDWSRIKNIFSVNVFAPIYTIQKLINLQPKGVHIIVTASGMAHLPLPGYALYSATKSAVHSFAEAFRYEMNKNFKLTVVYPIATKTKFFEQAGNSVPVPWPAQEPSYVAKKIVKAILRPRKTVHPSFRFKCLLVLNRFFPFLFPIYRLWQNILFQKWQKRKES, from the coding sequence ATGAAATTAGAATCTAAAAAGGTCGTGATCACCGGTGCTTCTTCCGGAATAGGCAAAGAGATTCTATCTCTTCTTTTGACGGAGGGCGCTTTGGTGGTTGTGGGAGATTTGAATCCCGAAACCATTCCTGATCATCCTAATCTCCGCAAATTCAAAATCGATGTAAGTAAAACCGCTGATATAGACAGACTCTTGGAAGAATCCATTGAGATTTTGGATAAAGTCGACGTATTCATTGCAAATGCAGGCTTTGCTTACTACGAAAAAATCCAAAAAGAAGATTGGAGTCGTATCAAAAATATTTTTTCAGTCAATGTATTTGCCCCTATTTATACGATTCAAAAACTAATCAACTTACAACCAAAAGGTGTTCATATCATCGTGACCGCTTCCGGTATGGCGCATTTGCCTTTGCCAGGCTATGCACTTTACTCAGCGACAAAATCGGCAGTTCATTCCTTTGCAGAAGCATTTCGCTATGAAATGAACAAAAATTTTAAACTCACGGTTGTTTATCCGATCGCAACAAAGACTAAGTTTTTCGAACAAGCCGGAAATTCGGTTCCTGTCCCCTGGCCGGCGCAAGAACCGTCGTATGTTGCGAAAAAAATCGTAAAAGCCATCTTACGACCGAGGAAAACCGTTCATCCTTCCTTTCGATTCAAATGTTTATTGGTATTAAATCGTTTTTTTCCGTTTTTATTTCCCATTTACCGCCTTTGGCAGAATATTCTCTTCCAAAAATGGCAAAAAAGAAAAGAATCTTAA